A stretch of the Pseudomonas helvetica genome encodes the following:
- the prpF gene encoding 2-methylaconitate cis-trans isomerase PrpF yields MVHVSQIKIPATYMRGGTSKGVFFSLQDLPESAQVPGPSRDALLLRVIGSPDPYEKQIDGMGGATSSTSKTVIVSKSIKADHDVDYLFGQVSIDKPFVDWSGNCGNLSAAVGSFAISSGLVEASRVPRNGIAVVRIWQANIGKTIIAHVPITDGAVQETGDFELDGVTFPAAEVQLEFMNPAAEEEGAGGSMFPTGNLVDDLEVPGVGTLKVTMINAGIPTIFVNAEAIGYTGTELQGDINGDPKALAMFETIRAYGALRMGLIQNLEDAAKRQHTPKVAFVARPADYLASSGKPVAAGDVDLLVRALSMGKLHHAMMGTAAVAIGTAAAIDGTLVNLAAGGIPRNAVRFGHPSGTLRVGAEAQQVDGEWTVTKAIMSRSARVLMEGWVRVPGDSF; encoded by the coding sequence ATGGTCCACGTATCCCAGATCAAGATTCCCGCCACCTACATGCGCGGTGGCACCAGCAAAGGCGTGTTCTTCAGCCTGCAAGACCTGCCTGAATCGGCACAGGTTCCGGGCCCGTCCCGCGATGCGCTGTTGTTGCGAGTGATCGGCAGCCCTGACCCGTATGAAAAGCAAATCGACGGTATGGGCGGGGCGACCTCCAGCACCAGCAAAACGGTGATCGTGTCCAAGAGCATCAAGGCCGATCACGATGTCGATTACCTGTTCGGTCAGGTCTCCATCGACAAGCCTTTTGTCGACTGGAGCGGTAACTGCGGCAACCTCTCGGCGGCGGTCGGTTCGTTCGCCATCAGCAGCGGTCTGGTCGAGGCCAGTCGCGTTCCACGTAACGGTATCGCGGTGGTGCGCATCTGGCAGGCGAATATCGGCAAGACCATCATCGCCCACGTGCCGATCACTGACGGCGCGGTGCAGGAAACCGGTGATTTCGAACTCGATGGCGTGACCTTTCCGGCCGCTGAGGTGCAGCTCGAATTCATGAACCCTGCGGCCGAGGAAGAGGGCGCAGGCGGCTCGATGTTCCCGACCGGCAACCTGGTCGATGACCTGGAAGTGCCTGGTGTCGGCACGCTCAAAGTGACCATGATCAACGCCGGCATTCCGACCATCTTCGTTAACGCCGAAGCCATCGGCTACACCGGCACCGAGTTGCAGGGCGATATCAACGGCGACCCGAAAGCGCTGGCGATGTTCGAGACCATTCGTGCGTATGGCGCGCTGCGCATGGGGCTGATCCAGAATCTTGAAGACGCCGCCAAGCGTCAGCACACCCCCAAGGTGGCGTTCGTCGCACGGCCTGCCGATTACCTCGCTTCCAGCGGTAAGCCGGTGGCGGCAGGCGATGTCGACCTGTTAGTTCGGGCACTGTCCATGGGCAAGTTGCACCACGCGATGATGGGCACGGCTGCCGTAGCGATTGGCACCGCGGCAGCGATTGACGGCACGCTGGTCAACCTCGCCGCGGGCGGTATTCCTCGCAACGCGGTGCGCTTCGGGCATCCGTCCGGCACCTTGCGCGTGGGCGCCGAAGCCCAACAGGTCGATGGCGAATGGACCGTGACCAAAGCCATCATGAGCCGCAGTGCGCGAGTATTGATGGAAGGCTGGGTGCGCGTGCCGGGCGATTCTTTCTGA
- the prpD gene encoding 2-methylcitrate dehydratase — MSANVDLNIRPDYDKVLQDIADYVLNFKIESKEALDTARNCLMDTLGCGLLALRFPECTKHLGPIVEGTVVPFGARVPGTHFRLDPVKAAWDIGCIVRWLDYNDTWLAAEWGHPSDNLGGILAVADHLSQKRVANGDAPLTMRAVLDAMIMAHEVQGVIALENSFNRVGLDHVLLVKVASTAVTAKLMGANREQLLAALSHAFVDGQALRTYRHAPNAGSRKSWAAGDASSRGVRLADIAMRGEMGIPGVLTAPQWGFYDVLFSHTNKDLALKPADKRTFSLSQKYGTYVMENVLFKISFPAEFHAQTACEAAVILHPQVSNRLDEIDKIVITTHESAIRIISKVGQLANAADRDHCIQYMTAVPLAFGTLVAEQYEDQFHAAHPIIDELREKMVIVEEPRYTREYLEADKRSIANALQVFFKDGSSTGQVVVEYPIGHRRRRAEGIPLLEDKFKANLATRFTAQRSAQIFALCQDQAKLEATPVNRFMDLFVI; from the coding sequence ATGAGCGCCAACGTCGACCTGAACATTCGTCCCGACTACGACAAGGTCCTGCAGGACATTGCCGATTACGTTCTCAATTTCAAGATCGAGTCCAAAGAGGCGCTGGACACCGCCCGCAATTGCCTGATGGACACCCTCGGTTGCGGCCTGCTGGCCCTGCGCTTTCCCGAATGCACCAAACACCTGGGCCCTATCGTTGAAGGCACGGTCGTGCCCTTTGGCGCACGTGTTCCCGGCACCCATTTTCGTCTCGACCCGGTAAAAGCGGCGTGGGACATCGGCTGTATCGTCCGCTGGCTCGATTACAACGACACCTGGCTGGCTGCCGAGTGGGGCCATCCGTCCGATAACCTCGGCGGGATCCTCGCGGTTGCCGACCACCTGTCGCAAAAACGCGTGGCCAATGGCGATGCGCCGCTGACCATGCGAGCGGTGCTGGACGCGATGATCATGGCCCACGAGGTTCAGGGTGTGATTGCCCTGGAGAACTCCTTCAACCGGGTTGGCCTGGACCATGTGCTGCTGGTCAAAGTCGCCTCGACGGCGGTGACCGCGAAACTGATGGGTGCCAATCGCGAGCAACTGTTGGCGGCGCTGTCCCACGCGTTTGTCGATGGTCAGGCACTGCGCACTTACCGTCACGCGCCGAACGCTGGTTCGCGCAAGTCCTGGGCGGCGGGCGACGCCTCCAGTCGTGGCGTGCGATTGGCGGACATCGCCATGCGTGGCGAGATGGGCATTCCGGGTGTATTGACCGCGCCGCAATGGGGTTTCTACGACGTGCTGTTCAGCCACACCAACAAGGACCTGGCGCTCAAGCCCGCCGATAAACGTACGTTCAGCCTCTCGCAGAAGTACGGCACTTACGTGATGGAAAACGTGCTGTTCAAGATCAGTTTCCCGGCCGAGTTTCACGCGCAAACCGCTTGCGAAGCGGCGGTGATCCTGCACCCACAGGTGAGCAATCGTCTGGATGAAATCGACAAGATCGTTATCACCACTCACGAGTCGGCGATTCGTATCATTTCCAAGGTCGGCCAACTGGCCAATGCTGCGGATCGTGACCACTGCATCCAGTACATGACCGCCGTGCCGCTGGCCTTCGGCACTCTAGTGGCTGAACAGTACGAAGACCAGTTTCACGCGGCGCACCCGATCATCGACGAGTTGCGCGAGAAGATGGTCATTGTCGAAGAGCCGCGCTACACCCGCGAGTACCTGGAGGCTGACAAGCGCTCTATCGCCAACGCCTTGCAAGTGTTCTTCAAGGACGGCTCAAGCACCGGACAAGTGGTGGTCGAATACCCGATTGGTCATCGTCGTCGCCGCGCCGAGGGCATTCCCTTGCTGGAGGACAAGTTCAAGGCCAATCTGGCGACGCGCTTCACTGCGCAACGGTCGGCGCAGATCTTTGCCTTGTGCCAGGATCAGGCAAAACTCGAGGCTACGCCGGTTAACCGTTTCATGGATCTCTTCGTGATCTGA
- a CDS encoding pyruvate, water dikinase regulatory protein, which translates to MKRSAFFISDGTGITAETLGQSLLAQFENITFSKVIRPYIDNVDKARAMVQQINMAAEKDGFRPIIFDTIVNQDIREILATSNGFMIDIFSTFLAPLEQELSEHSSYSVGKSHSIGHNSNYMERIEAVNFALDNDDGARTHYYDKADLILVGVSRCGKTPTCLYMAMQFGIRAANYPLTEDDMERLQLPSALRAHKHKLFGLTIDPDRLTAIRNERKPNSRYSSYAQCEFEVREVENLFRRENIAHINSTHFSVEEISAKILVEKGVERRFK; encoded by the coding sequence ATGAAACGATCTGCTTTCTTTATCTCCGATGGCACGGGCATTACAGCCGAAACCCTGGGTCAAAGCCTGTTGGCGCAGTTCGAAAACATTACCTTCAGCAAAGTCATACGACCGTACATCGACAACGTGGACAAAGCGCGGGCCATGGTACAACAAATCAATATGGCCGCCGAAAAGGACGGATTTCGTCCGATCATCTTCGACACGATCGTCAACCAGGATATTCGTGAGATCCTCGCGACCTCCAATGGTTTCATGATCGACATTTTCTCGACCTTCCTCGCACCGCTCGAGCAGGAGTTGAGCGAGCACTCGTCGTATTCGGTCGGCAAGTCCCACTCCATTGGCCACAACTCCAATTACATGGAGCGTATCGAGGCAGTGAACTTCGCCCTCGACAACGACGACGGCGCCCGCACCCACTATTACGACAAGGCCGACCTGATCCTGGTCGGTGTGTCACGCTGCGGCAAAACCCCGACCTGCCTGTACATGGCCATGCAATTCGGCATTCGCGCGGCCAACTACCCGCTGACCGAAGACGACATGGAGCGCCTGCAACTGCCATCGGCGTTGCGCGCCCACAAGCACAAGCTGTTTGGCCTGACCATCGATCCGGACCGTCTCACCGCGATCCGCAACGAACGCAAGCCCAATAGCCGCTACTCGAGCTACGCCCAGTGCGAGTTCGAAGTGCGTGAAGTCGAAAACCTGTTCCGCCGCGAGAACATCGCACACATCAACTCCACGCATTTTTCCGTGGAAGAGATTTCGGCGAAGATCCTGGTGGAAAAAGGCGTCGAGCGGCGCTTCAAGTAG
- the ppsA gene encoding phosphoenolpyruvate synthase, translating into MVEYVVSLDKLGVQDVEHVGGKNASLGEMISNLAGAGVSVPGGFATTAQAYRDFLELSGLNDQIHAALDALDVDDVNALAKTGAQIRQWIMEAEFPEKLNAEIRTAFATLSAGNPDMAVAVRSSATAEDLPDASFAGQQETFLNIRGVENVIRAAKEVFASLFNDRAISYRVHQGFDHKLVALSAGVQRMVRSETGTAGVMFTLDTESGFRDVVFITGAYGLGETVVQGAVNPDEFYVHKGTLAAGRPAILRRNLGSKAIKMIYGDEAKAGRSVKTVDVDKAERARFCLTDAEVSELAKQAMIIEKHYKCPMDIEWAKDGDDGKLYIVQARPETVKSRTHANVMERYLLKETGTVLVEGRAIGQRIGAGKVRIIKDVSEMDKVQPGDVLVSDMTDPDWEPVMKRASAIVTNRGGRTCHAAIIARELGIPAVVGCGNATELLKDGQGVTVSCAEGDTGFIFEGELGFDIKKNSVDAMPELPFKIMMNVGNPDRAFDFAQLPNAGVGLARLEFIINRMIGVHPKALLNYDGLPLEIKESVDKRIAGYNDPVGFYVEKLVEGISTLAAAFWPKKVIVRLSDFKSNEYANLIGGKLYEPEEENPMLGFRGASRYISESFRDCFELECRALKRVRNEMGLTNVEIMVPFVRTLGEASQVVELLAENGLARGENGLRVIMMCELPSNAILAEEFLEFFDGFSIGSNDLTQLTLGLDRDSGIIAHLFDERNPAVKKLLSNAIQACNKAGKYIGICGQGPSDHPDLAKWLMEQGIESVSLNPDSVLETWFFLAEGQAEV; encoded by the coding sequence TTGGTAGAGTACGTAGTTTCCCTCGATAAGCTCGGCGTCCAGGATGTAGAGCATGTGGGGGGCAAGAACGCATCCCTGGGCGAGATGATCAGTAATCTTGCAGGTGCCGGTGTATCGGTCCCGGGTGGCTTCGCCACGACGGCTCAGGCTTATCGTGATTTTCTCGAATTAAGTGGTTTGAACGACCAGATCCACGCAGCCCTCGACGCGCTGGACGTCGACGACGTGAACGCCCTGGCGAAAACCGGTGCGCAAATCCGTCAATGGATCATGGAAGCCGAGTTCCCGGAGAAGCTCAACGCCGAAATCCGCACCGCGTTCGCCACGCTGTCGGCCGGTAACCCGGACATGGCCGTGGCCGTGCGCTCTTCGGCAACGGCCGAAGACTTGCCGGACGCTTCCTTCGCCGGTCAGCAGGAAACCTTCCTGAACATCCGCGGCGTCGAAAACGTCATTCGCGCTGCCAAGGAAGTATTTGCTTCCCTGTTCAACGACCGTGCCATTTCCTACCGCGTACACCAGGGCTTCGACCATAAGCTGGTTGCCCTGTCGGCCGGCGTACAGCGCATGGTCCGTTCGGAAACCGGTACTGCCGGCGTAATGTTCACCCTCGATACCGAATCCGGCTTCCGTGACGTAGTGTTTATCACCGGCGCCTACGGCCTGGGCGAAACCGTCGTACAAGGCGCGGTGAACCCGGATGAGTTCTACGTCCACAAAGGCACGCTGGCAGCCGGGCGTCCAGCGATCCTGCGCCGTAACCTGGGCAGCAAAGCCATCAAGATGATCTACGGCGACGAAGCCAAGGCTGGTCGTTCGGTCAAGACGGTCGATGTCGACAAGGCCGAGCGCGCACGTTTCTGCCTGACCGATGCTGAAGTCAGTGAACTGGCCAAGCAGGCGATGATCATCGAGAAGCACTACAAGTGCCCGATGGACATCGAATGGGCCAAAGACGGTGACGACGGCAAGCTGTACATCGTTCAGGCTCGCCCTGAAACCGTGAAAAGCCGTACCCACGCCAACGTCATGGAACGTTACCTGCTGAAAGAAACCGGCACCGTGCTGGTGGAAGGTCGCGCCATCGGCCAGCGCATCGGCGCCGGTAAAGTGCGCATCATCAAAGACGTTTCCGAGATGGACAAAGTCCAGCCGGGCGACGTTCTGGTTTCCGACATGACCGACCCGGATTGGGAACCGGTCATGAAGCGCGCCAGCGCCATCGTCACCAATCGTGGCGGCCGTACCTGCCACGCGGCGATTATTGCGCGTGAGCTGGGGATCCCGGCCGTCGTGGGTTGCGGTAACGCCACCGAACTGTTGAAAGACGGCCAGGGCGTGACCGTTTCCTGCGCTGAAGGCGACACCGGCTTCATCTTCGAAGGCGAGCTGGGCTTCGACATCAAGAAAAACTCCGTCGACGCCATGCCGGAACTGCCGTTCAAAATCATGATGAACGTCGGTAACCCGGATCGCGCCTTCGATTTCGCGCAGTTGCCGAACGCCGGTGTGGGCCTGGCCCGTCTGGAGTTCATCATCAACCGCATGATCGGCGTGCACCCTAAAGCACTGCTGAACTACGACGGCCTGCCGTTGGAAATCAAGGAAAGCGTCGACAAGCGCATTGCCGGATACAACGATCCGGTCGGCTTCTACGTCGAGAAACTGGTCGAGGGCATCAGCACTCTGGCTGCCGCGTTCTGGCCGAAAAAGGTCATCGTGCGTCTGTCGGACTTCAAGTCCAACGAATACGCCAACCTGATCGGCGGCAAGCTCTACGAGCCGGAAGAAGAAAACCCGATGCTGGGCTTCCGTGGCGCTTCGCGTTACATCAGCGAGTCGTTCCGTGACTGCTTCGAACTCGAATGCCGTGCGCTGAAGCGCGTGCGCAACGAGATGGGCCTGACCAACGTCGAAATCATGGTGCCGTTCGTCCGTACCCTGGGCGAAGCCAGCCAGGTTGTGGAGCTGTTGGCCGAAAACGGCCTGGCCCGTGGCGAAAACGGTCTGCGCGTCATCATGATGTGCGAACTGCCGTCCAACGCGATCCTTGCTGAAGAGTTCCTCGAGTTCTTCGACGGTTTCTCCATCGGCTCCAACGACCTGACCCAGCTGACCCTGGGCCTGGACCGCGACTCCGGGATCATCGCGCATCTGTTCGACGAGCGTAATCCAGCGGTCAAGAAGCTGCTGTCCAACGCGATTCAGGCCTGTAACAAGGCCGGCAAATACATCGGTATTTGCGGCCAGGGCCCTTCCGACCACCCAGACCTGGCCAAGTGGCTGATGGAACAGGGTATCGAAAGCGTTTCGTTGAACCCCGATTCCGTACTGGAAACCTGGTTCTTCCTGGCTGAAGGTCAGGCTGAGGTCTGA
- a CDS encoding alpha/beta fold hydrolase yields MQSSSNLFPVALISAERRGDLSEDVYRLKPGNSPDGTVELAVTRLGMADEPAVRGVPVILLHGSFSNRRFWFSPKGLGLGAYLARAGFDVWIPEMRGHGLSQRNQNYRKNRVADYARYDLPAIAAFVREQSAQVPHWIGHSLGGITLAAALGGQYLGEPAVASAAFFGTQVSRTYWPLKIPPVEWSGRFILKRFAQISGSRLKRGPEDEPIGLALEGMRWYGLFGRFGDAEKDWWAGLAEVQVPVLGVSATSDHQDPDWACRKLFDQIGSEHKQFVCLGREQGFSDNFGHVEMLVSKAAQAEVWPLVQRWLTDPQAPLLADKPSLATAV; encoded by the coding sequence ATGCAAAGCAGCAGCAACCTGTTTCCTGTCGCCTTGATCAGCGCCGAGCGTCGCGGCGATCTGAGCGAGGACGTCTATCGTTTGAAACCCGGCAACAGCCCGGACGGCACCGTAGAACTGGCGGTTACCCGCCTGGGTATGGCCGATGAGCCCGCCGTGCGTGGCGTTCCGGTGATTTTGCTGCATGGCAGCTTTTCCAATCGGCGTTTCTGGTTTTCCCCCAAAGGCCTTGGTCTGGGCGCCTATCTGGCGCGTGCCGGCTTTGATGTGTGGATACCGGAAATGCGCGGTCACGGCTTGTCCCAGCGCAACCAGAACTATCGAAAGAACCGCGTTGCCGACTATGCCCGTTACGATCTGCCGGCGATTGCTGCGTTCGTTCGTGAGCAAAGCGCTCAGGTTCCGCACTGGATTGGTCATTCACTGGGCGGCATCACTCTGGCGGCAGCGCTGGGTGGTCAGTACCTGGGTGAGCCTGCCGTGGCCTCTGCGGCATTTTTTGGTACGCAGGTCAGTCGCACCTATTGGCCGTTGAAAATTCCCCCGGTGGAGTGGAGCGGGCGGTTCATCCTGAAGCGTTTCGCGCAAATTTCGGGCTCTCGCCTCAAGCGTGGTCCGGAGGACGAGCCGATAGGCCTGGCCCTGGAGGGCATGCGCTGGTATGGCCTGTTCGGACGCTTTGGCGATGCCGAGAAAGACTGGTGGGCCGGGCTGGCGGAGGTTCAGGTGCCGGTCCTGGGCGTCAGCGCGACCAGCGATCATCAGGACCCGGATTGGGCGTGCCGCAAGCTGTTCGATCAGATCGGTTCCGAGCACAAGCAGTTCGTCTGCCTGGGGCGCGAGCAGGGTTTTTCGGATAATTTCGGGCATGTTGAAATGCTTGTCAGCAAAGCTGCTCAGGCCGAAGTCTGGCCGTTGGTGCAGCGCTGGCTGACAGATCCGCAGGCGCCGTTGTTGGCTGACAAGCCGAGTTTGGCGACAGCAGTCTGA
- a CDS encoding Rieske (2Fe-2S) protein: protein MFVPLERLINLNEGYRRTFQVEGRSLLLLVLDNQPLLLIDSCPHQGSPLGSATLSGNILRCQRHGIEFQLPSGVPVQAQCPGLSMLKVAYKGDRVGIDV, encoded by the coding sequence ATGTTCGTACCACTTGAGCGTCTGATCAATCTGAATGAAGGTTATCGGCGGACGTTCCAGGTTGAAGGGCGTAGCCTGCTGCTGTTGGTGCTGGATAATCAGCCGTTGTTGCTGATAGACAGCTGCCCGCACCAAGGCTCGCCGCTCGGCAGCGCGACATTGTCGGGAAATATCCTGCGTTGTCAGCGCCACGGTATCGAGTTTCAGTTGCCCAGCGGCGTGCCGGTACAGGCACAGTGCCCTGGCTTGAGTATGCTGAAGGTGGCTTACAAGGGTGATCGCGTCGGGATCGATGTTTAA
- the rraA gene encoding ribonuclease E activity regulator RraA, translating to MNHYLTPDLCDAYPELVQVLEPMFSNFGGRDSFGGEIVTIKCFEDNSLVKEQVEHKGNGKVLVVDGGGSLRRALLGDMIAEKAVKNGWEGLVIYGCIRDVDVIAQTDLGVQALASHPMKTDRRGVGELNIAVTFAGVTFRPGEYIYADNNGVIVSPSPLKMPE from the coding sequence ATGAACCATTACCTTACTCCCGACCTGTGTGATGCCTACCCGGAACTGGTGCAGGTGCTTGAGCCGATGTTCAGCAATTTTGGTGGCCGTGACTCCTTTGGCGGCGAAATCGTTACCATCAAGTGCTTCGAAGACAACTCGCTGGTCAAGGAGCAGGTCGAGCACAAAGGGAATGGCAAGGTGCTGGTGGTTGATGGCGGTGGTTCGCTGCGCCGCGCATTGCTGGGCGACATGATCGCCGAGAAAGCCGTGAAAAACGGCTGGGAAGGGCTGGTTATCTACGGCTGCATCCGTGATGTCGACGTTATCGCGCAAACCGACCTGGGCGTGCAGGCGCTGGCCAGTCACCCGATGAAAACCGACAGGCGTGGCGTTGGTGAACTGAACATTGCGGTAACCTTCGCCGGCGTGACTTTCCGTCCGGGTGAATACATTTACGCGGACAATAACGGCGTGATCGTCTCGCCCAGTCCGCTGAAGATGCCAGAATAA
- a CDS encoding zinc transporter ZntB translates to MFEEENAQWGLVHALVLDGKGGARWLARTELDDLQLQPHESLWLHWDRSHPQTQTWLRKSSGLSEFSCDLLLEENTRPRLLALPDSELLLFLRGINLNPGAEPEDMVSVRIFASAQRVISLRLRPLRATDELLVQLTEGKGPKTTSELVLYMAQYLTHKVQDLVSDLSEIVDDEEEKLDADERYTPEHGAIVQIRRRAAGLKRFLAPQRDIFGQLTRIKLPWFVDDDGDYWNELNNSLTRYLEELELTRERVGLVLETEDRRLNVHMNRIMYRFGIITGIFLPMSFLTGLLGINVGGIPFSGNPYGFVIACLMMVTVGVGQWWLFRRLRWV, encoded by the coding sequence ATGTTCGAGGAAGAAAACGCGCAGTGGGGGCTGGTGCATGCCCTGGTGCTGGATGGTAAAGGTGGTGCGCGTTGGCTTGCCCGGACTGAACTGGATGACCTGCAACTGCAACCTCATGAAAGCCTTTGGCTGCATTGGGACCGTAGTCACCCGCAAACTCAGACCTGGTTGCGTAAATCCAGCGGTCTGAGTGAGTTCAGCTGTGACCTGCTCCTCGAAGAGAACACCCGGCCGCGCCTGTTGGCGCTGCCGGACTCCGAGTTGTTGCTGTTTCTGCGCGGAATCAACCTCAACCCGGGTGCCGAGCCTGAAGACATGGTGTCGGTGCGGATCTTCGCCTCTGCTCAGCGGGTCATTTCCCTGCGTTTACGCCCGTTGCGCGCCACCGATGAGTTGCTGGTGCAACTGACTGAGGGCAAGGGGCCGAAAACCACCTCCGAACTGGTCCTTTATATGGCTCAGTACCTCACCCATAAAGTGCAGGATCTGGTCAGCGATCTCTCCGAAATCGTCGATGACGAAGAAGAAAAGCTGGATGCCGACGAACGGTATACTCCGGAGCATGGCGCCATTGTGCAGATCCGTCGGCGAGCGGCCGGACTGAAGCGCTTCCTTGCTCCGCAGCGGGATATCTTCGGCCAACTGACGCGGATAAAACTGCCATGGTTTGTCGACGATGACGGCGACTACTGGAACGAATTGAACAACAGCCTGACGCGTTACCTGGAAGAGCTGGAATTGACCCGGGAGCGCGTGGGGCTGGTGCTTGAGACTGAAGACCGGCGTTTGAACGTGCACATGAATCGCATCATGTACCGCTTCGGGATCATCACCGGGATCTTTTTACCGATGAGTTTTCTGACCGGTTTGCTCGGGATAAACGTCGGCGGAATTCCTTTTTCCGGGAACCCTTATGGCTTCGTGATTGCCTGCCTGATGATGGTGACAGTAGGGGTGGGGCAGTGGTGGTTGTTCCGGCGTTTGCGCTGGGTATGA
- a CDS encoding mechanosensitive ion channel domain-containing protein, giving the protein MELDLWTQSLVTAMTALWTKVANFIPNLFGALVVLLLGFVVAKLLDTLLSKLLAKLGLDRLMGGTGLTKLLSRAGLRVPISTLIGKIVYWFVLLIFLVSAAESLGLERVSATLDMLALYLPKVFGAALVLLVGVLLAQLANGLVRGAAEGVGLDYASGLGRIAQGLVIIISISVAISQLEVKTDLLNHVIVIVLITVGLAVALAMGLGSRDIAGQILAGIYVRELYQVGQQVRVGEVEGQIEEIGTVKTTLLTDEGELVSLSNRILLEQHVSSR; this is encoded by the coding sequence ATGGAACTTGATCTCTGGACTCAGAGCCTCGTCACGGCAATGACCGCGTTGTGGACCAAGGTAGCGAACTTCATTCCGAACCTGTTCGGCGCACTGGTAGTGCTTCTGCTGGGGTTTGTCGTGGCCAAGCTGCTCGACACCCTGCTCTCGAAATTGCTTGCAAAACTGGGCCTGGATCGCTTGATGGGCGGTACCGGCTTGACCAAGCTGCTGTCCCGCGCAGGGCTGCGGGTGCCGATTTCTACGCTGATCGGCAAGATCGTTTATTGGTTCGTTTTGCTGATTTTTCTGGTTTCTGCTGCAGAATCCCTTGGCTTGGAGCGAGTTTCGGCTACGCTCGACATGCTGGCACTGTATTTACCGAAAGTATTTGGTGCCGCGCTGGTGTTGCTGGTGGGCGTATTGCTCGCTCAATTGGCCAACGGGCTGGTGCGTGGCGCCGCAGAAGGCGTAGGGCTGGATTACGCATCGGGCCTTGGACGTATCGCTCAGGGCCTGGTGATCATCATCAGTATTTCGGTTGCGATCAGTCAGCTTGAGGTCAAAACAGACCTGCTGAACCATGTGATCGTGATTGTCTTGATTACCGTTGGTCTGGCAGTTGCCTTGGCCATGGGGTTGGGAAGCCGGGATATCGCCGGTCAGATTCTTGCTGGAATCTATGTGCGTGAGTTGTATCAGGTTGGGCAACAAGTGCGTGTTGGTGAGGTCGAAGGTCAGATCGAAGAGATCGGCACGGTTAAAACTACATTGCTGACCGATGAGGGTGAGCTAGTCTCACTTTCCAATCGGATCCTCCTGGAACAGCATGTTAGTAGCCGCTAA
- the sigX gene encoding RNA polymerase sigma factor SigX, producing MNKAQSLSMRYDPRELSDEELVARSHTELFHVTRAYEELMRRYQRTLFNVCARYLGNDRDADDVCQEVMLKVLYGLKNFEGKSKFKTWLYSITYNECITQYRKERRKRRLMDALSLDPLEEASEEKAPKPEEKGGLDRWLVYVNPIDREILVLRFVAELEFQEIADIMHMGLSATKMRYKRALDKLREKFAGIAET from the coding sequence TTGAATAAAGCCCAATCGCTATCCATGCGCTACGACCCCCGCGAGCTCTCTGATGAGGAGTTGGTCGCGCGCTCGCACACGGAGCTGTTTCACGTGACGCGCGCCTACGAAGAGCTGATGCGGCGTTATCAGAGAACATTATTTAACGTTTGTGCACGGTATCTTGGGAACGATCGTGATGCAGATGATGTCTGTCAGGAAGTGATGTTGAAGGTGTTGTACGGTCTGAAGAACTTCGAGGGTAAATCGAAGTTCAAAACGTGGCTCTACAGCATCACGTACAACGAATGCATCACTCAGTATCGGAAGGAACGGCGTAAGCGTCGCTTGATGGATGCTTTGAGTCTGGACCCCCTTGAGGAAGCGTCTGAAGAGAAGGCGCCGAAACCTGAGGAAAAGGGTGGACTTGATCGCTGGTTAGTGTATGTGAACCCGATTGACCGAGAAATTCTAGTGCTACGATTTGTCGCAGAGTTGGAGTTTCAGGAGATCGCGGACATCATGCACATGGGTTTGAGTGCAACGAAAATGCGGTACAAACGCGCTCTTGACAAATTGCGTGAGAAATTTGCGGGCATCGCTGAAACTTAG